The DNA window AAAAGCCTCACCTCTTTATTAATTATGGCCTTTATATAATATTCTATTCACTTACTGTATGTCTGTGTCATAAGAAATTTCAATCTTATTGTACCTTTTTTGGGGGCTTAATCAAAAACATAAAAAAGTAGCCCCTTGGGCTACTTTTTTAATATGACATTACTGCATTTATGGCATTTAGAAGTTCTTTATTAGGTTCAAATACAAACCTATATACATCTCCACCTCTAGTAAATTCACCTATATACCAGTTTTTGGTTTCTCTAGTAGAAATAAATTTATACGTTTTTGCCTTCTTTTCTTTTATTTTTTCTATATCGGCCTTGTCATAGGCTTCAAACAAATCTAGTTCACTTAATTTCAAACTTAAAAAAGAGTGGCTTGCTCTACCAAATACTCTTTCCATTATAAGTTCGTCACCTATTATCTTATAATTATAATAAGAAATTCTCCTATATATAATATATAGGCAGGCACATACTGCTAACCCAAATGATAATAAAGCTCCTATGGTTGCTAGGATAGGACTTACTATTTTTAATAATCTTAAAGAAATATCAAGTGTGATAATAGTTCCTATAATCATTAGACAAAGTTTCCAAAATGATAACCTTTTTTGTTTAATAGTCTGCTTAATTATATACATTTTAGACTCCCCTTATAATAAAATATATGTCCATACAAATTGTATATAGATATAATAATATCATGTTATAAAATTTGTATCAAATAAAAGTGTTTTATATTAAATTTATTTCAAAAGAAAAAAGAAAGTATTTAAATACTTTCTTTACTAATAATTCTAATATTAATATATTATTTTGCTATCCTTATGTGCCCATAATTTTTCTGAACCCTCACTCTTTTTGGGGAAGGTTTTTTCTCTATATTTTCTAGCACATCTCTAATTAAATATATTTGTAAGCATGCCATGGGTATACACAACATCACTGTTAAAATAATTTTTATAATCATACTCTAACCTCTTTTATAAAGACTTTATACCTTCTTATTCTATATAATAACCCTTTTTCCTCTGTCTATAAATGGCCATATATTACTATTTTTGTAGCAAATTGTTGAATGGTTAAAGTTTTTATAAAAAACTGGCTTTTTATCTACTAATTTAATACTTTATTTGCGATTTCTACGGCTACCTTCGCATCCTTAGCATAAAAATCTGCCTTAATCATTTGTGCATATTCTTCATTTAATACGGCTCCACCTACAAAAACTTTACAGCCTACTTCATTTTCCCTTAAAAGCCTTATGGTTTCTTCCATACTCTTTACCGTAGTAGTCATAAGTGCACTTAATCCTATTAATTTTATATTTTCATCCTTAGCCACTTCTACTATCTTCATAGGATCCACATCTTTTCCTAGGTCTATTACTTCAAAGCCATAGTTTTCTAGTATAACCTTAACTATGTTCTTACCTATATCGTGAATATCACCTTGTACTGTGGCTAATATTAATTTGCCTTTACTTATTTGTTCTTCTTCCTTCTTTATTTTTTCCTTTATAACTTCAAAGGCCACTTTTACCGTTTCTGCAGATATTATAAGTTGTGGTAAAAATACACTTCCCTCTTCAAATCTATTCCCCACTATATCTAGAGCTGGAATTAAATCTTCATTTACGATTTTAAGGGCAGACTTCTCTTTTAAAAGCTCTATAGTCTTATCCTTAGCCTCTGCCTTTAACCCCTTTATTATAATTTCTTGTAATGTTAGATCAGATGTTTTCACATCCTGTTTCACATTTTTAACATGCTTAAACTTGTCTATATAGACTTTTGCGTCCCTATCCTCATTTGCAAGGACTTTATAGGCATATACAGTCTCTAGTATGTCATCATCCTTAGGATTTATTATGGGAGCATCTAATCCACTTGCCAATGCCATACTTAAAAAGGTCTTATTTAATAACCTTCTGTTTGGTAGTCCAAAGGACACATTACTAACTCCTAAGGTGGTTCTTACATTAAACTTTTCCTTTACCATCTTTACTGCTTTTATAGTCTCTAGTACTTCCTCCTGTTGAGCACTGGCAGTAAGAACTAGACAATCTATTAATATGTGCTTCTTATCTATTCCATATTCCTTCGCCCTTTTTATAATCTTTTCTGCTATTTTCACCCTATCTTCAGCTTTAGATGGTATTCCATCTTCATCTAGTGTAAGACCAACTACACAAGCTCCATATTTTTTAACTATGGGAAATATGTCCTTCATAACAGATTCTTTTCCATTTACAGAGTTTATTATGGCTTTTCCGTTATATCCCCTTATGGCCGCCTCTATGGCCACAGGGTCCGTACTATCGATTTGTAGGGGTAAGTCTACTATAGACTGGACTTCTTTCGTTACGTCCCTTAATAGGCTTATCTCATCGATTTCTGGTAGGCCTACATTCACATCTAATACATGTGCTCCCTTTTCCTTTTGTAGTATGGCTTCTTTTAATATATAGTCTATATCCTTATTCCTAAGTGCTTCTTTAAACTTTTTCTTTCCTGTTGGATTTATTCTCTCTCCAATGATAACAACTTCATCAATTATTACATTTTTTGTGGCAGAAGTTACAGCAGTAAATTCTTTATTTTCTATTTTAGCTGAATCTTTATCCTTTAGTCTATTTACCACTTCCCTTATGAAATTATCATTTGTACCACAACATCCTCCAAATACTCTAACTCCTAAAGACTGTAGCTCTTCTATGGTAGTTCCAAATTCCTCTGGTGTCACATCATAAACCGTATTTCCATCAACAATTTTAGGTAAACCAGCATTTGGCTGTATCATAACAGGTATTGATGCATAATCTAATATTTTAGTTACTATATGTTTACTTTCATTAGGCCCCAATGAACAATTCATTCCTAATACATCTACTCCAATACCTTCTAGGAAAACTACCATACTAATAGGATCTGTTCCGGTAAAAGTACGTCCGTCTTCTTCAAAGGTCATAGTGGCAAATATGGGTAAATTACTATTTTCTTTTGCTGCCAATACGGCTGCCTTCATCTCATATAAATCTGATATGGTTTCTATTAATATTAAATCACATCCAGCCTTAGTTCCTGCTATTACTTGCCTCTTAAATATGTCATAAGCCCTTTCAAATTTCAGTGTTCCCATCGGTTCCATCATTTGACCTATTGGCCCCATATCTAGAGCCACATATTTATTCCCTGCCACTTCCTTAGCATTTTTCACTGCCGCATCTATTATCTCTTCAACGGAGTAGGATGTATCTTTTAGTTTTAATTCATTAGCTCCAAAGGTATTTGTAGTTATTATGTCTGTCCCTGCTTCTATATATTTTTGGTGAATTTCTTTTACTATTTGAGGATATATTATATTATAGGTTTCTGGTACTTCACCCCTCTTTAATCCTCTTTCCTGTAACATAGTACCCATGGCACCATCAAAAAACAATATGGAATCCTTTAACTTTTCCCTAATATCCACAACTAATCTCTCCTTTTCTAAAACTACAACTCTTATATTTATTGCAACTTAAGCATTTATTTATCTTTTCTTTTTCCTCTATCTGAAACCCAATAAAAGCTGTTACTGATTTTCTAGGTATCAATATACTAGATTCCGTTGAAGTAACTCCAACTCTTTTATTAGCATCTAATATATTTAGTATTTTACTTTGTACTTTAATAGAAAAATCTCCATATCCAGGACTATATCTAAAGGTAATATTTTTACCTTCTTTCCTTGCAATTTCTTTAATTTCATCTTCAACCCCATCACAAATATGCTCTATATAAGTGGTGGCACAGGCATCTAATATGAGAGCCCTTGTTAAACTGATCTTTTCATAATACTTTATCTTAGAATCAACCATACTTCCTAAGGTTGCCACCATTACAGCACATTTAGTGGAATTCTTTAAATGATCCTTTATATTTTTTCCTTCTAAAATAAAGTTAGTATTTTCTAATGTGAACCCATTATCCTTATTTATAGAAAATATATCATACACATATTTGGGTTTAGATATGGATTTTATTTCTGCCATACACTCATCTATAAGATTATTTAGTTTTTCATCCATATGTTGATTCTTATATCCCAAATATCTAAGAACCTCTTTTTTGTCTATACACATCCATATCTCCCACCCTTTACTTATTAAGTATCACTACTTATACGGCTTTTTCATTTAATGCCTTTACTACACAACCTATATTCTTTGTTATTCTATGTGCTATTTCTGGTTTATTCATAGTATATATATGGATTCCATCAATTCCAGAAGATAGTAAATCTATTATTTGCTCTGTAGCATAACATATACCTGCCTCCATTAGGGCTTCCTTGTTATGTTCATATTTATTCATTATTTTCATAAATTTAGGTGGTATATATGATCCACAAAGGGATACAATCCTCTCTACTTGTTTTTTATTAGTAACAGGCATAATCCCTGCTTGTATAGGGATATTTACCCCCTTCTTTACTAAATCTTCATGAAACTTATAAAAATTATTATTTTCAAAGAATAATTGAGTTATTAAAAAGTCTGTACCATAATTAATTTTTCTTATTAAATTTTCTATATCATTATCCATATTATCATTTTCTATATGCCCTTCAGGGTAACAAGCTCCTCCTATGGAAAATTCTCCATTCTTCTTAATATGTTTAACTAAATCGGATCCATATCTGTAATGTAGGGGATCTGGAAATTTGAAATTAGGATCATTAGGAAGATCCCCCCGCAGAGCTAAAATGTTTTCAATATTATTTTCTTTAAGCTCTCTTAGTACACTGTCTATTTCATCCTTTGTTGAAGATATACAAGTAAGGTGGGCCAATGCCTCTATATTATATTTATTCTTAACTATAGATGCAATTTCTAATGTCTTATTTTCCTCACCACTACCTCCTGCTCCATAAGTAACACTTATATAATCTGGTTTTAATTCTGCTAATCCATCAATAGTTTTATATATAGTATCTATAGAACTACTTTTCTTTGGTGGAAAAATTTCAAAAGAAATAACTGGTCTTTTTTGGTTAAATAAGTTTTTAATCTTCATATTCTCACTCCTCATTAAAAATAGGTTATTAACAAAATGAAAAACTCTCTTAAAGATAAGAGAGTTTATATGTTTAAACTTTACTCTCATCTTCCAGCTTAATTGCTGCAGGATTTGGCACCTTAGCTTTTACGCAGGTTGCCGGGCTTCATAGGGCCAGTCCCTCCACCTCTCTTGATGAAATCTGTATTAACTTTTTTAATTTTAAAAAACCTCTTTCATACTGAAAGAGGTTTATCTACTAAAAATAGTTTCTCATCTTTCAGCTTAATTGCTGCAGGATTTAGCACCTTCGCTTTACGCAGGTTGCCGGGTTTCACAGGGCCAGTCCCTCCACCTCTCTAGATAAGTTTTATCATATTAAATTATATCAATTATATATATAGTGGAAACATATGTCAATACCTTTATACTTAATTTTTATTTATTCCAAAAATAATTTTCTTAATTTTGAGAATTTATTGACATCTGTCTTATTTTTTGCTACGATAGTTGAAATATTTTTAAAAGGAGATAAGATATGAAAACATCAGATATTATCATTAAGTGTTTAGAAAAAGAGAATGTAAAATTTATATTTGGGTATCCAGGAGGGGCGGTCTTACCTCTTTATGAGTCTCTCAGACACTCTAATATAGACCATATCTTAGTCCGCCATGAACAATCTGCTGCCCATTGTGCCAGCGGCTATGCCCGGGCTAGTAAAGAAGTGGGGGTCTGTTTGGCCACATCTGGACCTGGAGCTACAAACTTAATCACAGGGATAGCTACTGCCTATATGGATTCTATTCCGCTAGTAGTAATTACAGGCCAAGTAAATTCCAACCTAATAGGTAAAGATGTATTTCAGGAAGCAGATATAGTAGGATCTACAGAACCTTTCACAAAACACAATTATTTAGTTAAAAAAGCTGAGGATATTCCTAAGATAATAAAAGAAGCCTTTTATATAGCAAAGACTGGTCGTCCTGGGCCAGTGCTTATTGATATTCCTGTAGATATACAAAGGCAAAAAATGAAATTCAATTACCCTTCAAACATAAATATACTAGGATATAAACCCACATACAAAGGTCATCTAGGACAAATTAAACGTGCCTTAAATAAATTAAAAGGTTCTAAGCGTCCTCTCATTTGTGTAGGTGGAGGTATAATTTGTGCAAATGCAGTAGATGAATTTAGAGAATTTGTAAACAAGGGACAAATACCTGTAATCCATACTCTTATGGGTATAGGTGCATTAAACGAAGATTCCACATATCATTTAGGAATGATCGGAATCCATGGGAATAAGGGCTCTAAAAATATAGTTAGCCAAGCTGATTTAATAATGATTATAGGAGCCAGAATAGCCGATAGGGCCCATAATCTAATTCAATCTTTAAATAATGATATTGATATAATCCATATAGATATTGATCCAGCTGAAGTGGGCAAGAATATAAAATCCCATGTACCTATAGTTGGTGATGCTAAAACCATATTACAAGAATTCAATAAAAAAATAACTAATCTAGATACTAAGGATTGGATAAACCAATTACAAATTATTAAGTCTACTGAAAAAGAAAATAATATATTAGATGAAAAATATGTGAATCCCAAGGTAGCTCTAAACTATCTATCTGATAAAGCTCACAATGATTGTATAGTTACAGCTGACGTAGGACAAAACCAAATTTGGACTATTAAAAACTTTAAATTTATGGGTAAAAGATCCATATTCACATCTGGTGGACTTGGCACTATGGGATACTCCCTACCTGCATCTATCGGGGCCCAATTTGCCAGTACCAATAAGGTCATATGTGTTACCGGTGATGGTGGTCTTCAAATGTCTCTAGGTGAATTAGGTACTATTGGACAAAATGATCTACCTATACTTATAATTCTATTTAATAATAATAGATTAGGCATGGTAAGAGAGTTACAGTATAATGCCTATGGGAAAGGAAACTACTATGGTGTTGATTTAAAAAATCCAGATTTTATCCTTTTATCTAAGGCCTATGGCATAGATGGTATTCGTGTAAATAACAATAAGGAATTTGAAAAGGTAGTAGAAAATGCTTTAAAATCTGATAAACCTTATTTAATTGAATGTATGGTTAATCCTGATTTTGCAACACTTTAAGGAGGAGATTAAAATTAATAGAAGAGTATTATCCGTATTAGTAGAAAATCAATCAGGAGTCCTAAGTAAAATAGCAGGTCTATTTAGCCGACGGGGCTATAATATAGATAGTCTATCTGTAGGTGAAACAGAAAATCCTAAGATATCACGTATGACCATAACCATTGCTGATGATGATTATATTAT is part of the Anaeromicrobium sediminis genome and encodes:
- a CDS encoding homocysteine S-methyltransferase family protein, which gives rise to MDIREKLKDSILFFDGAMGTMLQERGLKRGEVPETYNIIYPQIVKEIHQKYIEAGTDIITTNTFGANELKLKDTSYSVEEIIDAAVKNAKEVAGNKYVALDMGPIGQMMEPMGTLKFERAYDIFKRQVIAGTKAGCDLILIETISDLYEMKAAVLAAKENSNLPIFATMTFEEDGRTFTGTDPISMVVFLEGIGVDVLGMNCSLGPNESKHIVTKILDYASIPVMIQPNAGLPKIVDGNTVYDVTPEEFGTTIEELQSLGVRVFGGCCGTNDNFIREVVNRLKDKDSAKIENKEFTAVTSATKNVIIDEVVIIGERINPTGKKKFKEALRNKDIDYILKEAILQKEKGAHVLDVNVGLPEIDEISLLRDVTKEVQSIVDLPLQIDSTDPVAIEAAIRGYNGKAIINSVNGKESVMKDIFPIVKKYGACVVGLTLDEDGIPSKAEDRVKIAEKIIKRAKEYGIDKKHILIDCLVLTASAQQEEVLETIKAVKMVKEKFNVRTTLGVSNVSFGLPNRRLLNKTFLSMALASGLDAPIINPKDDDILETVYAYKVLANEDRDAKVYIDKFKHVKNVKQDVKTSDLTLQEIIIKGLKAEAKDKTIELLKEKSALKIVNEDLIPALDIVGNRFEEGSVFLPQLIISAETVKVAFEVIKEKIKKEEEQISKGKLILATVQGDIHDIGKNIVKVILENYGFEVIDLGKDVDPMKIVEVAKDENIKLIGLSALMTTTVKSMEETIRLLRENEVGCKVFVGGAVLNEEYAQMIKADFYAKDAKVAVEIANKVLN
- a CDS encoding vitamin B12 dependent-methionine synthase activation domain-containing protein, encoding MCIDKKEVLRYLGYKNQHMDEKLNNLIDECMAEIKSISKPKYVYDIFSINKDNGFTLENTNFILEGKNIKDHLKNSTKCAVMVATLGSMVDSKIKYYEKISLTRALILDACATTYIEHICDGVEDEIKEIARKEGKNITFRYSPGYGDFSIKVQSKILNILDANKRVGVTSTESSILIPRKSVTAFIGFQIEEKEKINKCLSCNKYKSCSFRKGEISCGY
- the metF gene encoding methylenetetrahydrofolate reductase [NAD(P)H], whose amino-acid sequence is MKIKNLFNQKRPVISFEIFPPKKSSSIDTIYKTIDGLAELKPDYISVTYGAGGSGEENKTLEIASIVKNKYNIEALAHLTCISSTKDEIDSVLRELKENNIENILALRGDLPNDPNFKFPDPLHYRYGSDLVKHIKKNGEFSIGGACYPEGHIENDNMDNDIENLIRKINYGTDFLITQLFFENNNFYKFHEDLVKKGVNIPIQAGIMPVTNKKQVERIVSLCGSYIPPKFMKIMNKYEHNKEALMEAGICYATEQIIDLLSSGIDGIHIYTMNKPEIAHRITKNIGCVVKALNEKAV
- the ilvB gene encoding biosynthetic-type acetolactate synthase large subunit, with protein sequence MKTSDIIIKCLEKENVKFIFGYPGGAVLPLYESLRHSNIDHILVRHEQSAAHCASGYARASKEVGVCLATSGPGATNLITGIATAYMDSIPLVVITGQVNSNLIGKDVFQEADIVGSTEPFTKHNYLVKKAEDIPKIIKEAFYIAKTGRPGPVLIDIPVDIQRQKMKFNYPSNINILGYKPTYKGHLGQIKRALNKLKGSKRPLICVGGGIICANAVDEFREFVNKGQIPVIHTLMGIGALNEDSTYHLGMIGIHGNKGSKNIVSQADLIMIIGARIADRAHNLIQSLNNDIDIIHIDIDPAEVGKNIKSHVPIVGDAKTILQEFNKKITNLDTKDWINQLQIIKSTEKENNILDEKYVNPKVALNYLSDKAHNDCIVTADVGQNQIWTIKNFKFMGKRSIFTSGGLGTMGYSLPASIGAQFASTNKVICVTGDGGLQMSLGELGTIGQNDLPILIILFNNNRLGMVRELQYNAYGKGNYYGVDLKNPDFILLSKAYGIDGIRVNNNKEFEKVVENALKSDKPYLIECMVNPDFATL